In Rickettsia endosymbiont of Gonocerus acuteangulatus, the following are encoded in one genomic region:
- the murF gene encoding UDP-N-acetylmuramoyl-tripeptide--D-alanyl-D-alanine ligase produces the protein MIWNSKTLSDALGLLIPQSIIANEIQFNSKDVKKGDLFIALQGNKDGHDYVQDAINQGASAVIVSKQLDISDQSKIILVDDCLKALEQLALYKRKNSKAKFIAITGSVGKTSTKEAFKTLLQHEALTFASRGNFNNNLGLLINLASMPDDTEFAIFELGMNHKGEIKELVQILKPNITMITNISEAHLEFFNSLEDIAEAKCEIFESFDKNGIAVINSDTNCYDKILSILKKLSIENIHNFGKSSSSELILYEVSGEQVHLKYKIYDAIIDTTIPFIPKHFAENYAGILLIIFLLNQALNKAASYLGDIRLTKGRGEIINIGNSRIICDYYNASPASMKAALEYLEQIPATNKTAIIGEMLELGQNSERLHKELVPYILDSGCSKVFLVGTNTKYIYDSLPEKITKAYFKNVDELITSTNDLFKNDELILIKGSRGVKLDKAIDYYTKVN, from the coding sequence ATGATTTGGAATTCTAAAACTTTAAGCGATGCATTAGGGCTATTAATACCGCAATCTATTATCGCTAACGAAATACAATTTAACTCTAAAGATGTTAAAAAAGGTGATTTATTTATAGCACTTCAAGGCAATAAAGATGGTCACGATTATGTTCAGGATGCCATTAATCAAGGAGCATCCGCAGTAATAGTTAGCAAGCAATTAGATATATCTGATCAAAGCAAGATTATCTTAGTAGATGATTGCCTTAAAGCCTTAGAGCAGCTGGCTTTGTATAAAAGAAAAAATTCAAAAGCCAAATTTATTGCCATAACTGGTAGTGTTGGTAAAACCTCTACTAAAGAAGCCTTTAAAACTCTATTACAGCATGAGGCACTAACTTTTGCTAGCCGAGGTAATTTCAATAATAATTTAGGGTTACTTATTAATCTTGCTTCGATGCCCGATGATACAGAATTTGCTATTTTTGAACTTGGTATGAACCATAAAGGTGAGATAAAGGAGTTAGTCCAAATATTAAAGCCAAATATCACTATGATCACTAATATTTCAGAAGCACATTTGGAGTTTTTTAACTCACTTGAAGATATCGCTGAAGCTAAATGCGAAATTTTTGAGAGCTTTGACAAAAATGGAATTGCCGTTATTAATTCTGACACTAATTGTTATGATAAAATCTTATCTATATTAAAAAAATTATCTATAGAAAATATACACAATTTTGGTAAATCATCCTCATCTGAATTAATTTTATATGAAGTTTCTGGAGAGCAAGTTCATTTAAAATACAAGATATATGATGCGATTATAGATACTACTATACCCTTTATACCTAAGCACTTTGCCGAAAATTATGCCGGTATATTATTAATCATCTTTTTGCTTAATCAAGCTTTAAATAAAGCTGCAAGCTATTTAGGTGATATTCGGTTAACAAAAGGTAGAGGCGAAATTATTAACATAGGAAATAGCCGCATTATTTGTGATTATTATAATGCAAGCCCTGCGTCAATGAAAGCTGCCTTAGAATATTTAGAGCAAATACCTGCCACAAATAAAACCGCTATAATAGGCGAGATGCTGGAGCTCGGGCAGAATTCAGAAAGGCTTCATAAAGAGCTAGTACCTTATATATTAGATTCAGGTTGTTCTAAGGTTTTTTTGGTAGGTACAAATACTAAATATATTTATGATTCATTACCTGAAAAAATAACTAAAGCATATTTTAAAAACGTTGATGAATTAATTACATCTACAAATGATTTATTCAAAAATGATGAGCTTATTTTGATAAAAGGATCAAGAGGAGTAAAACTTGATAAGGCTATTGATTATTACACTAAAGTAAATTAG
- a CDS encoding succinate dehydrogenase assembly factor 2 → MNKLNKNSLQKKLFYRSKNRGCKEMDYILGNFASLYLPFMAEEKLLSYALILDQNDNDFYNWITNKSSVPSNLDAEIMEQLRKIIKI, encoded by the coding sequence ATGAATAAATTAAATAAAAACTCTTTACAAAAGAAACTTTTTTATCGTAGTAAAAATCGTGGCTGCAAAGAAATGGATTATATATTAGGCAATTTTGCTAGTCTTTATCTACCTTTCATGGCGGAAGAAAAACTTTTAAGCTATGCTTTAATACTTGATCAAAATGACAATGATTTTTATAATTGGATTACTAATAAATCTTCCGTTCCTTCTAATTTGGATGCCGAAATAATGGAGCAATTACGCAAAATAATAAAAATATAA
- the mfd gene encoding transcription-repair coupling factor gives MLQQKFPQAAKSFFTIDSFIKNSKQDFILVTSNEEETLQLYKQALFFLPSKNIYYFPSYDTIPYDHTSPNCNILSKRAETLTKLTTNKGNKLVITHATNLLNKLPPRDFFAKYYLKLFPKMKLSANELSKFLVENSFTRNASTVDVGEFAVRGEIVDLILSESKGYRINFSWDYVESIKQFDIDTQISTKSCNELIISPANEIVLNSETISNFKDNYLRNFGVNHTDNPLYKAITGERKFSGYEQLLPLFYDSYSGLTDYLNNPVIIFDNLTKLAILEFEHSYNDFYKARLDANKLKFHSFYPTLSPAALYFTSLEAIELLEQENNILISYENSKQASIVENIAAASFVEKKTVFDKLFEVIKANSCKKIIIGSSVLSSFERVKSIIENYEYSYNEVKYLEEANLGAINIAILPLNQSFSTSEYLFISASELLEEKVIPTNTNKKLKNILLELDHLAEGELIVHKDHGIGQFLKLEALEIKGKLHDFLKILYAGNDKLYIPVENIEVIKKYGSDVTQLDKLGSVSWQKNKAKLKNHIKEIALHLMQIAAKRKLNTTAAIEFDLEEYDKFCAKFPFTETEDQLNAINDIREDLSNGRLMDRLICGDVGFGKTEVAMRAAFMVAKSLNENSPQVAVVVPTTILCSQHFARFTERFKDFGLNIKQLSSVVSSKEAKIVRSELESGKINIVIGTHSLLHKVTKFCNLKLLIIDEEQHFGVGQKEFLKSLKSSTHVLAMSATPIPRTLQMSMTGLKELSIIATPPLNRLEVRTSVMPFDPVIIRDALLREHFRGGKSFFVVPRINDIEDIEKQLKQIVPELSYKVAHGKMSPNKIDEIMSEFCASKFDILVSTTIIESGIDIQDANTMIIHKADMLGLSQLYQLRGRIGRGKMRGYAYLTLPSHKKMTPHSLKRLEIIQNSCALGSGFTIASHDMDLRGFGNLIGEEQSGQIREVGTELYQEMLEEQIAIFKDEPISGEQPFIPTINLGLSVFIPDNYVSDSVLKLGLYRRIGNLNDDLEVEKFKDEMIDRFGSLPTEFNNLLDIVKIKLLCFKLNIENLDSGDNGFVIKFYKNADMAYKILKFVSIYTANAKIKPDNKLVFIKKLVGKNIILEANQLLWNLSEM, from the coding sequence ATGTTACAACAAAAATTTCCACAAGCTGCTAAATCTTTCTTCACAATTGATAGCTTTATAAAGAATTCTAAGCAAGATTTCATTTTAGTTACAAGCAATGAAGAGGAGACGTTGCAATTATACAAGCAGGCTTTATTTTTTTTACCAAGCAAAAATATATATTATTTTCCGAGCTATGATACAATTCCTTATGACCATACGTCACCAAATTGCAATATCTTATCTAAGCGAGCCGAAACATTAACCAAACTTACGACCAATAAAGGAAATAAATTAGTCATTACTCACGCAACGAATTTATTGAATAAATTACCGCCTAGAGATTTCTTTGCTAAATATTATCTAAAATTATTTCCTAAAATGAAGCTGAGTGCAAATGAGCTAAGTAAGTTTTTGGTAGAAAATAGCTTTACGAGGAATGCAAGCACTGTTGATGTTGGAGAATTTGCAGTAAGAGGCGAGATTGTTGACTTAATATTATCTGAATCTAAAGGTTATAGAATTAATTTTAGCTGGGATTATGTCGAGTCTATCAAACAATTTGATATTGATACGCAAATCTCAACTAAATCATGTAATGAACTAATTATTAGTCCGGCAAATGAGATAGTTTTAAATTCTGAGACAATCAGTAATTTTAAAGATAATTACCTACGTAATTTTGGAGTTAACCATACTGATAATCCTTTATATAAAGCAATAACTGGCGAAAGAAAATTCTCAGGTTATGAGCAGTTACTACCTCTATTTTATGATAGCTATTCGGGTCTAACAGACTACCTTAACAATCCGGTCATTATTTTTGATAATCTAACAAAGCTGGCTATTTTAGAATTCGAACATAGCTATAACGATTTTTACAAAGCAAGGCTAGATGCCAATAAGCTTAAATTTCACAGCTTTTATCCTACTCTTTCACCTGCTGCCTTATACTTTACCTCTCTTGAAGCTATAGAATTACTTGAGCAGGAGAATAATATCCTAATTAGTTATGAAAATTCCAAGCAGGCTAGCATAGTTGAAAATATAGCAGCTGCAAGCTTTGTAGAAAAGAAAACTGTTTTCGATAAGTTATTTGAAGTTATCAAAGCTAATTCTTGTAAGAAGATTATTATAGGCTCAAGCGTTTTAAGTAGCTTTGAAAGAGTTAAAAGCATAATCGAAAATTATGAATATAGCTATAATGAAGTAAAGTATTTAGAAGAAGCAAATCTTGGTGCAATAAATATTGCTATATTACCTTTAAATCAAAGCTTTTCTACTTCTGAATATTTATTTATTTCAGCTAGCGAACTATTAGAAGAAAAAGTTATCCCTACAAATACTAATAAAAAACTTAAGAATATTTTACTTGAGCTAGATCATTTAGCCGAGGGAGAGCTGATAGTCCATAAGGATCATGGTATAGGGCAGTTCTTAAAGCTTGAAGCTTTAGAGATTAAAGGCAAGCTTCATGATTTCTTAAAGATTCTCTATGCCGGTAATGATAAGCTATATATACCAGTTGAAAATATTGAGGTAATAAAGAAATATGGCAGTGATGTGACACAGCTTGATAAGCTAGGCAGTGTCTCATGGCAAAAAAATAAAGCTAAGCTTAAAAACCATATTAAGGAAATTGCCTTGCATTTAATGCAAATAGCTGCCAAGAGAAAACTTAATACCACTGCTGCTATTGAATTTGACCTTGAAGAATATGATAAATTTTGTGCTAAATTTCCTTTTACCGAAACTGAAGATCAATTAAATGCAATAAACGATATTAGAGAAGATTTAAGCAATGGCAGGCTAATGGATAGGCTAATATGCGGAGATGTTGGTTTTGGTAAAACCGAAGTAGCAATGCGTGCTGCCTTTATGGTTGCTAAATCCCTAAACGAAAATTCACCACAAGTGGCGGTTGTCGTACCAACTACTATCTTATGCAGCCAACATTTTGCAAGATTTACTGAAAGATTTAAAGATTTTGGCTTAAATATCAAGCAGTTATCTAGCGTTGTTAGCTCCAAAGAAGCAAAAATTGTTAGATCGGAACTTGAAAGCGGTAAGATAAATATAGTAATAGGTACGCATTCTTTATTACATAAAGTTACTAAATTTTGTAATCTTAAACTATTAATTATAGATGAAGAGCAGCATTTTGGGGTTGGTCAAAAGGAATTCCTTAAATCGCTAAAATCTTCTACCCATGTGCTTGCAATGTCTGCAACACCGATACCTCGCACCTTACAAATGTCGATGACCGGCTTAAAAGAGTTAAGTATTATTGCAACACCTCCACTAAATAGGCTGGAAGTCCGCACTTCCGTTATGCCGTTTGATCCCGTAATTATCAGGGACGCACTACTGCGTGAGCATTTTAGGGGCGGTAAAAGCTTTTTCGTTGTTCCGAGAATTAACGATATAGAGGATATCGAAAAGCAGTTAAAGCAAATCGTCCCCGAATTAAGTTATAAAGTCGCACATGGTAAAATGTCGCCGAATAAAATTGATGAGATTATGAGCGAATTTTGTGCCAGCAAATTCGATATATTAGTCTCAACAACTATAATAGAGTCAGGAATTGATATACAAGACGCTAATACTATGATTATCCATAAAGCCGATATGTTGGGGCTTAGTCAGCTATATCAGTTACGTGGAAGAATCGGGCGTGGTAAGATGCGAGGTTATGCCTACTTAACGCTGCCAAGTCATAAGAAAATGACTCCGCATAGCCTAAAACGCTTAGAGATAATCCAAAATAGCTGTGCCCTTGGTTCAGGCTTTACTATCGCAAGTCATGATATGGACTTACGGGGTTTCGGTAACTTAATCGGTGAAGAGCAATCAGGACAAATTAGAGAGGTCGGAACAGAGCTTTATCAAGAAATGCTGGAAGAACAGATAGCTATTTTTAAAGATGAGCCGATAAGCGGTGAACAGCCTTTCATCCCAACTATTAATTTAGGTTTATCGGTTTTTATTCCTGATAATTATGTATCAGATTCAGTTCTAAAGCTTGGCTTATATAGAAGAATAGGTAATCTAAACGATGATCTGGAAGTAGAAAAATTTAAAGACGAAATGATAGATAGATTTGGCAGCCTGCCAACTGAATTTAATAATTTACTTGATATTGTTAAAATAAAACTATTATGCTTTAAATTGAACATTGAAAATCTAGATTCAGGCGATAACGGTTTTGTAATTAAATTTTATAAAAACGCTGATATGGCTTATAAGATTCTAAAATTTGTCAGTATCTATACTGCTAACGCAAAAATTAAACCTGATAACAAATTAGTATTTATCAAGAAATTAGTAGGTAAGAATATAATTTTAGAGGCGAATCAGTTATTATGGAATTTATCAGAAATGTAG
- a CDS encoding UDP-N-acetylmuramoyl-L-alanyl-D-glutamate--2,6-diaminopimelate ligase: protein MTPTLTQLFEKHKVKGLSNNSKTIKANDAFFAIKGGNDFIADALDQGAVLIITDDKKNTTNKVIFVEDIKETLYEAIELFYPKKPKTMIAVTGTNGKSSVVSYIAQIYSLLGQKAASIGTIGVEVFGIDEFSESIGGLTTADYLSFRKIAHKLAENGIDYLAFEASSHGLDQQRLGDLKVNIACFTSFSQDHLDYHHTKENYLLAKLNLFTDHLAKDGIAILNSDIKEIDFIKDYLDKHKIKYLCVGANGDYKINKTNNSLKGQNINFIFDNKNYDFDTPIIGSFQASNLLIAGLSVYYTSFDFSKVIDTLTEIKSVKGRMERIEDTNIFIDYAHTSDALKKALTELKNIKVRASKLSVIFGCGGNRDTTKRKIMGKIAASIADNVIVTDDNPRHEDPKAIRQEIISGIVTTNYIEIADRKEALKYGINNLKENDILLIAGKGHENYQIIGDEKIEFDDSEVASMSFPRRRESSH, encoded by the coding sequence ATGACCCCTACCTTAACACAACTATTTGAAAAACATAAAGTAAAAGGTTTATCGAATAATTCTAAAACTATTAAGGCAAATGATGCTTTTTTTGCCATTAAAGGTGGGAATGATTTTATTGCAGATGCTTTAGATCAAGGGGCAGTATTAATAATTACTGATGATAAAAAAAACACTACAAATAAAGTAATCTTTGTAGAAGACATTAAAGAAACTTTATATGAAGCTATAGAACTCTTCTACCCTAAAAAACCTAAAACCATGATAGCAGTAACCGGTACTAATGGCAAAAGCTCAGTAGTATCATACATAGCTCAAATATATTCGTTACTTGGACAAAAAGCAGCCTCAATAGGCACAATAGGCGTAGAAGTTTTTGGCATTGATGAATTTAGTGAGTCTATAGGCGGGCTAACTACAGCTGACTATTTAAGCTTCCGAAAAATCGCTCATAAGCTAGCTGAAAATGGTATAGATTATTTAGCATTTGAAGCTTCAAGTCATGGATTAGATCAACAAAGGCTTGGTGATTTAAAGGTAAATATTGCATGTTTCACTAGCTTTAGCCAAGATCACCTTGACTATCATCACACAAAAGAAAATTATTTGCTTGCTAAATTAAATTTATTTACCGATCATTTAGCAAAAGATGGCATTGCAATATTAAATTCTGATATAAAAGAGATAGACTTTATTAAAGACTATTTAGATAAGCATAAAATAAAATATTTATGCGTTGGAGCAAACGGTGATTATAAAATAAATAAAACTAACAATTCTTTAAAAGGACAAAATATTAATTTTATCTTTGATAATAAAAATTATGATTTTGATACTCCAATAATAGGTAGCTTTCAGGCTAGTAATTTATTAATAGCTGGACTTAGTGTTTATTATACCAGTTTTGATTTTAGTAAAGTTATTGATACTTTAACAGAAATTAAATCGGTAAAGGGACGAATGGAGCGAATAGAAGATACTAATATATTTATTGATTATGCCCACACTTCCGATGCTCTTAAAAAAGCTTTAACTGAGCTAAAAAATATTAAAGTACGAGCTAGTAAATTAAGTGTAATTTTTGGCTGTGGCGGTAATCGTGATACTACCAAAAGAAAGATTATGGGAAAAATAGCAGCCTCAATAGCGGATAATGTTATTGTGACGGACGATAACCCACGCCATGAAGACCCAAAGGCTATAAGACAAGAAATTATTAGCGGGATAGTAACAACAAACTACATAGAAATAGCTGACAGAAAAGAAGCTCTTAAATACGGGATAAATAATTTAAAAGAAAATGATATTTTACTAATTGCCGGCAAAGGTCATGAAAATTATCAAATTATAGGTGATGAGAAGATAGAGTTTGATGACTCTGAGGTGGCATCTATGTCATTCCCGCGGAGGCGGGAATCCAGTCACTAA
- the mraY gene encoding phospho-N-acetylmuramoyl-pentapeptide-transferase: MLYNLLLPYIHNSHIANLFHYITFRSGLAVLVTLSLSFLIGPRLIKFLQALQKHGQPIRLDGPESHQAKAGTPTMGGIIIILSSCFSTLLLADLTNKYIWITLFGFISFGIIGFLDDYAKVTKNNHYGVKGKSKLLLQGIISLIVCILLEYTIDNPSHMLNIPFFKSLSMDLGYLYIFFAIFVIVGASNAVNLTDGLDGLATVPIALTAGSFALISYLVGNLIYSNYLQLTYLPNTGELTIFCASIIGSCLGFLWFNAQPAEVFMGDTGSLSLGGVLGIISVITKHEIVLGIVGGLFVIETISVIMQVYYFKATKGKRIFKMAPLHHHFEKSGWAESKVVIRFWIISIIFVLIGLSSLKLR; encoded by the coding sequence ATGTTATACAACCTATTACTCCCTTATATTCACAATTCACATATAGCTAACTTATTTCATTATATAACTTTTCGTAGCGGGCTTGCCGTTCTAGTTACTCTTAGCCTCAGTTTTCTTATTGGTCCAAGATTAATAAAGTTTTTACAAGCTCTTCAAAAACATGGTCAACCGATACGTTTAGATGGACCTGAATCACATCAAGCAAAAGCCGGCACTCCTACTATGGGTGGTATTATAATTATATTATCCAGCTGTTTTTCTACTTTATTGCTTGCTGATTTAACCAATAAATATATTTGGATTACTCTGTTTGGTTTTATTAGCTTCGGTATTATCGGTTTTCTTGATGATTATGCAAAAGTAACTAAAAATAATCATTATGGCGTAAAAGGAAAAAGTAAACTCTTACTTCAAGGTATTATTAGCTTAATAGTATGTATTTTACTAGAATATACGATTGATAACCCTAGTCACATGCTTAACATACCATTTTTTAAAAGTTTAAGTATGGACCTTGGTTATTTATATATATTCTTCGCTATATTCGTTATAGTCGGTGCTTCTAATGCTGTTAACCTCACTGACGGGCTTGATGGACTCGCAACAGTTCCTATTGCCTTAACTGCCGGTTCTTTTGCTTTAATAAGCTACCTAGTCGGAAATTTAATTTACTCAAATTATCTACAACTAACTTACCTACCAAATACTGGAGAATTAACGATTTTTTGTGCAAGTATAATAGGTAGCTGTCTTGGATTTTTATGGTTTAACGCACAACCAGCTGAAGTTTTTATGGGTGATACTGGCAGCTTAAGCCTTGGCGGTGTACTTGGAATTATCAGCGTTATTACTAAACATGAAATAGTTTTAGGCATTGTTGGCGGATTATTTGTTATTGAAACAATATCGGTGATTATGCAGGTATATTACTTTAAAGCTACTAAAGGAAAGCGAATATTTAAAATGGCACCTTTACATCATCACTTTGAAAAAAGTGGCTGGGCAGAATCAAAAGTCGTAATAAGATTCTGGATTATCTCTATCATATTTGTCCTTATTGGATTATCATCTCTTAAATTACGTTAA
- the dnaA gene encoding chromosomal replication initiator protein DnaA — translation MNTNQIILTNQNDNSVNVWSNVTQDLYNYYGEALYNSWFSKVNFIESTLNTVILCAPTNFIRDWIKSKYSAVILQLFQHYNNAIKTVDIITKELPASNQATLELPTKTFADIGSSELNSENIFSTLDIRFTFDNFVVGAPNELAYAAARAVAESSSAVSESNPLFLYGGVGLGKTHLMHAIGWYIKQNNPSRKVIYMSAEKFMYQFVKALRNKEVMSFKEKFRSVDVLMIDDIQFICGKDSTQEEFFHTFNTLIDNNRQMVISCDRSPSDLDDIEDRIKSRLGWGLVADVHSTTYELRLGILESKIEQMNVKVPKDVIDFLASKIVSNVRELEGALNKVIAHSNFTAKEITLENTQNILRDLLRSNERIITVEDIQKKVANRYNIKLSDMSSPRRMRTIARPRQIAMYLSKILTPKSLVDIGKKFGKKDHTTVMHAIKKVEELLESDLELREEINLMMKILQN, via the coding sequence GTGAATACTAATCAAATAATTTTAACAAATCAAAATGATAATAGTGTAAATGTCTGGAGTAACGTAACCCAAGACCTTTATAACTATTACGGTGAGGCTTTATATAATAGCTGGTTTAGTAAGGTCAATTTTATAGAATCTACATTAAATACTGTTATTCTTTGTGCCCCTACTAATTTTATTAGAGATTGGATAAAATCTAAATATTCTGCCGTTATATTGCAATTATTTCAGCATTATAATAATGCTATTAAAACAGTAGATATAATTACTAAAGAATTGCCGGCATCTAATCAAGCAACTCTTGAGTTGCCTACTAAAACTTTTGCTGATATTGGTAGTAGTGAGCTTAATTCAGAAAATATTTTCTCAACACTTGATATACGTTTTACTTTTGATAATTTTGTTGTCGGTGCTCCAAATGAACTTGCTTATGCTGCTGCAAGAGCAGTAGCTGAATCCTCAAGTGCAGTTTCCGAATCTAATCCTCTTTTCCTATATGGCGGAGTAGGGCTTGGTAAAACCCATTTAATGCATGCAATTGGTTGGTACATAAAACAGAATAATCCAAGCCGTAAGGTTATATACATGTCGGCAGAGAAATTTATGTACCAATTTGTTAAAGCTTTGCGTAACAAAGAAGTAATGTCTTTTAAAGAGAAATTTCGCTCAGTTGATGTGTTAATGATTGATGATATTCAGTTTATTTGTGGTAAAGATAGTACGCAGGAAGAGTTCTTCCATACGTTCAATACGCTGATTGATAATAACCGTCAGATGGTTATTTCTTGCGATAGGTCACCTTCCGATTTAGACGATATTGAAGACCGAATTAAATCCCGTTTAGGATGGGGTTTAGTGGCAGATGTTCATAGCACTACTTATGAGTTACGTCTTGGTATTTTAGAGTCTAAAATTGAACAGATGAACGTTAAAGTTCCAAAAGATGTAATTGATTTTCTAGCTTCTAAAATTGTTTCAAATGTAAGAGAGCTTGAGGGAGCGTTAAATAAGGTTATTGCCCACTCTAATTTTACTGCAAAAGAAATAACTTTAGAAAATACACAAAATATTTTAAGGGATTTGCTCCGTTCTAATGAAAGGATAATTACAGTTGAAGATATTCAGAAAAAAGTAGCTAATCGTTACAATATTAAATTATCCGATATGTCCTCACCTCGTAGAATGCGTACTATAGCAAGACCACGTCAGATAGCTATGTATTTAAGTAAAATCCTCACCCCTAAAAGTCTAGTCGATATCGGTAAAAAATTCGGTAAAAAAGACCACACAACAGTTATGCACGCCATCAAAAAAGTAGAAGAGCTACTAGAAAGCGACCTAGAACTACGTGAAGAAATTAACCTAATGATGAAAATCTTGCAGAATTAG
- a CDS encoding DUF6314 family protein — protein MQSQFFSEQKSIKAVGRHLCGKDHYNATYIFLNPDSFILNYQVLGPEKNYNINSSFTRI, from the coding sequence TTGCAGAGCCAATTCTTTTCAGAGCAGAAGAGTATAAAGGCTGTAGGTAGGCATTTATGCGGTAAAGACCACTATAATGCTACCTATATATTTCTAAATCCTGATTCTTTTATTCTTAATTATCAAGTCCTAGGACCAGAAAAAAATTATAATATTAATAGTAGTTTTACAAGGATATAA
- a CDS encoding IS30 family transposase: MMNRKYRHLSREERYEIKRMYDLGVSINKIAQHLTRSKSTISMELKRNKVKDKYMPCVAQEKYENRMYQQELLKIEKNPMLLDYIKNAMIRKKWSPDAIAGKLKLDKNTALCISTESIYRFVYTSAVAAKLKLYSYLPSKRYKRQERGKRRQRIIIPQRISIHQRDAIATKKVEVGNFEADLTFHKGNQSMNIGALVDKKSQKIILVLNNSKRATTVTNGFLRKIKTLPNSVRKTITMDNGKEFVGHVAYRLSGFQTFFCDPYRPRQKALVEKMNSMIHRILPKNTDITTVTQRGLDNVAEILNNMPRKIFGYKTPNEIWAENL; the protein is encoded by the coding sequence ATGATGAACAGAAAATATAGACACTTATCTCGAGAAGAGAGATATGAGATAAAAAGAATGTATGACCTAGGAGTCAGTATTAATAAGATAGCACAACATCTTACGAGGTCTAAAAGCACTATTAGTATGGAGCTAAAAAGAAATAAGGTAAAAGATAAGTATATGCCTTGTGTTGCTCAGGAAAAATATGAAAACAGGATGTATCAGCAAGAGTTATTAAAAATAGAAAAGAACCCTATGTTGTTAGATTATATTAAAAATGCTATGATTCGCAAGAAATGGTCGCCGGATGCTATAGCCGGAAAGTTAAAACTAGACAAAAATACAGCTTTGTGTATCAGTACAGAAAGTATATATAGATTTGTTTACACTTCTGCAGTAGCAGCTAAATTAAAGTTATATAGCTATTTACCTTCTAAAAGATATAAAAGGCAAGAAAGAGGGAAGAGGCGTCAAAGGATCATTATACCACAAAGGATCTCAATACATCAGCGTGATGCAATAGCTACGAAAAAGGTAGAAGTAGGGAATTTTGAGGCAGATCTTACATTTCATAAAGGTAATCAAAGTATGAATATTGGTGCACTGGTGGATAAAAAGAGTCAAAAGATTATTTTAGTGCTGAATAACTCCAAGAGAGCTACAACAGTTACCAATGGTTTTTTAAGAAAGATAAAAACTCTTCCAAATAGTGTGAGAAAGACTATTACTATGGATAATGGCAAAGAGTTTGTGGGGCATGTTGCCTATAGACTATCTGGGTTTCAAACTTTCTTTTGTGATCCATACCGCCCTAGACAAAAAGCATTAGTGGAAAAAATGAATTCTATGATTCATAGAATTTTACCTAAAAATACAGATATTACTACCGTTACACAAAGAGGTCTTGACAATGTTGCTGAGATTTTAAATAACATGCCAAGAAAGATTTTTGGTTATAAAACCCCCAATGAAATTTGGGCAGAAAATTTATAG
- a CDS encoding type II toxin-antitoxin system prevent-host-death family antitoxin, with product MLIDETNETHEPIYIKGKRNNAVIISKEDYEGLQKTLAIYSVPGLVERILESSKEPLEDCITHEEFWKK from the coding sequence TTGCTTATTGATGAGACTAATGAAACTCATGAGCCTATTTATATAAAAGGAAAACGTAATAATGCAGTAATCATATCAAAGGAAGATTACGAAGGGCTACAGAAAACTTTAGCTATTTATTCTGTACCTGGATTAGTAGAAAGAATTCTTGAATCTAGTAAAGAACCGTTAGAAGACTGCATTACTCATGAAGAATTTTGGAAAAAATAA